The nucleotide window TACTTTTCCCTTTCCGCCTGCTTCCAATTCTTTGAGAATGGGCGCTTCAACTTGTAAGTTATAGGCATAATCTGCATCGCCCGTTTGCAAAACAGCACGAGCCGCAGAAGTGGCATCGCCTCCCCCTTTGAGTTCAATTCGCTTAAATAATTCTTCCGTCCCTTCCCTGAAAAATTCATTGGGTTCGAGAATAATAATATCCCCTGGCTTAAACTCAACGACTTTATAAGGACCCGTGCCAACCGGTTTTAAATTCTCCGCAGCTTCGCGGCTATTTGCACCGTTATAATTTTCAAAAATATGTTTGGGTAAAATCATGCCATTTTGCCCGGTAAAGGGAACCGACCAACCAGGAGTGACATCTTTAAAAGTAATTTTTACGGTGTGGGGATCGATCGCTTCAACCTTTTCAATATTGGCATAGTTTTCTAGGGTTGCGGCAGCGACTTCTGGATTTGAAAGATACTCGTAGGTGAAGACGACATCTTCTGCGGTGAAGGGTGTGCCATCCGACCATTTAATGTCTTTTTTGAGCTTCCAAGTCACGCTTTTTCCGTCTTCTGCTAACCCTCCATTTTCTTGAGTGGGAATTTCTTCGGCTAAAAAGAGAACGAGTTTGTCGTTTTTGTCGTAACTGGCGAGGGGTTCGTAGGACATTCTCGCGCCATCGTAATCTTTAAACCCCGATGCGAGATGGGGATTGAGGATGGTGGGGGCTTGCCAATAGAGCATTCGCAGGGTATCGTCGGTTTGTTCCGTTGCGACGGCTGGGGTTTGTTGTTGAGACGAGGGTTCTTGGGGGTTGCACGCAGATACCGCGATCGCGCACCCTAAAGAAACAAGGACAATTGGCAAAAATAGACGACGAGTTCGCATTTTTTTAAAAGTCACGATTGAACACGTTTAACGTTTTAGCACGAGTTACCCTTCAATAGAGCGCTCAAAGCCCCCCACTTCAGACAAAACATAAAGGGGTCTACCCTTCACCTCTTCGTAAATTCGTCCGATATATTCCCCCAAAATGCCGATACTCACAAGCTGTACCGCGCCGAGG belongs to Lusitaniella coriacea LEGE 07157 and includes:
- a CDS encoding peptide ABC transporter substrate-binding protein, translating into MRTRRLFLPIVLVSLGCAIAVSACNPQEPSSQQQTPAVATEQTDDTLRMLYWQAPTILNPHLASGFKDYDGARMSYEPLASYDKNDKLVLFLAEEIPTQENGGLAEDGKSVTWKLKKDIKWSDGTPFTAEDVVFTYEYLSNPEVAAATLENYANIEKVEAIDPHTVKITFKDVTPGWSVPFTGQNGMILPKHIFENYNGANSREAAENLKPVGTGPYKVVEFKPGDIIILEPNEFFREGTEELFKRIELKGGGDATSAARAVLQTGDADYAYNLQVEAPILKELEAGGKGKVMANFGSYVERILLNFTDPNQVTEDGERASIQFPHPFFSDPQVRQAFNFAIDRETISNQLYGTTARPTAQILVTPKVFASDKISYEFNLEKANQLLDEAGWKDTNNDGTRDKDGVEMKVIFQTSVNSVRQKTQEIVKQSLAKIGVDVELKSIDPGVFFSGDTASTDTVNSFYADLQMFSTGNDSPDPAAHMKWWTCDEVSQKENGWQKPNYARYCNPEYDELWQQAIVELDPAKRAELFKQMDELLAKEVALIPLVNRATVHGVSNRLTGIDPSPWDANTWDIKNWRKE